A genomic window from Motacilla alba alba isolate MOTALB_02 chromosome 6, Motacilla_alba_V1.0_pri, whole genome shotgun sequence includes:
- the LOC119702688 gene encoding basic salivary proline-rich protein 2-like yields MAAAGWGGRGPNSAQTPGKLRPCGLAPHRESRGLRAKRKRRKNRKPNAHSELPSPRSGVRHTEKRPPAQDFGSGTRTRCPPATRWQRPPHTGAAPPPGGGFSSATTHPSRGSRPRAPRPMAEPGPPLPVAQRHVHQHSRSSFPLHPPPFPHHPPSQPSSVARALVSQRRDDVRHSGVHIRRRLMPGCRDRGGRARWDSCATPAAGASSLCWAEAERDRPAGRVELDIAGTGVAERGGAPGRTRCPQAARGAPLRAGCAFSLQPAVRGPPWARP; encoded by the coding sequence ATGGCGGCGGCGGGGTGGGGGGGCCGGGGCCCGAACTCAGCACAAACTCCTGGTAAACTCCGTCCCTGCGGGCTGGCGCCCCACAGAGAAAGCCGCGGCCTCCGCGcgaagaggaaaaggaggaagaataGGAAACCAAACGCCCACTCCGAGCTCCCCTCGCCCCGGAGCGGAGTGCGGCACACGGAGAAGCGGCCGCCGGCTCAGGATTTCGGAAGCGGGACTCGAACTCGCTGCCCTCCTGCCACCCGCTGGCAGCGCCCACCCCACACTGGCGCCGCTCCTCCGCCAGGCGGTGGCTTTTCAAGCGCCACAACCCACCCCTCCCGCGGCTCCCGCCCCCGGGCTCCTCGCCCAATGGCCGAGCCGGGGCCGCCGCTCCCAGTGGCGCAACGCCACGTCCATCAACATTCCAgatcctccttccccctccaccccccGCCTTTCCCGCACCACCCGCCTTCCCAACCAAGCTCGGTTGCGCGGGCGCTGGTTTCCCAGCGTCGAGATGACGTCAGACATTCTGGTGTCCATATAAGGAGACGATTAATGCCAGGGTGCCGGGATCGCGGGGGGCGAGCGCGGTGGGATTCCTGCGCCACGCCCGCCGCCGGAGCAAGTTCGCTCTGTTGGGCTGAGGCGGAGCGTGACCGCCCAGCCGGGCGCGTGGAGCTGGACATCGCTGGGACCGGGGTGGCCGAGCGAGGTGGCGCTCCTGGCCGGAcccgctgtccccaggctgctcGGGGCGCGCCGCTTCGTGCGGGGTGTGCGTTCTCCCTGCAGCCGGCCGTGCGCGGCCCGCCCTGGGCGCGGCCCTGA